A section of the Streptomyces sp. Je 1-369 genome encodes:
- a CDS encoding helix-turn-helix transcriptional regulator has translation MGSGQGDRTLVGRRREQALLEGFLENARIGAGGSATVLRGDAGIGKTALLEWTAVRAAREGFTVLRVVGSESESGIAFGALHHVLLPLRENSRALPPHQRLALERALGLREGLPPAGFMVGAAALALLAEQARRGPVLIVVDDLQWVDPTSAAVFVFLHQRIIALPVVMVCASRSDGSALEGWPAHPVDVEALSGEDSRTLLRRLHPGLAAGAVRRVVAEAAGNPLALAELPGRSADEHRWGVVPLPDRLPLGSRLEEVFVRRLRSLPESAARVLLLAALDDAAAVGDDAVRRAAPGGAERVLGAIEASGLARWDATGRLVFRHPLVRSAVITAASATERRAAHRSLAERLREDDPRRLLHEASAADGPDERLALRLQAAGTRIALRGGDAEGALLLDRAAALGTGPGDRARRLTWAAVMSARGGRLAYAAELLREIRRGPVPEDIAPLFAYAVVYVDQSHHVDFTSSFELLPGALEALTAPGAPGFGDLVEQVAFKLLLASAYTGDPRGWDMLERHREHLSPAVRLCHRAWADPPRTAHDAETEVRSLVARVAARRETAAAWLLLWAASAVDAADEELRRLFDDEHTYATQGSVAKARCHQAFLRGRWDAAEECLREADTAEELGYHCNALLFRHYYAHFLAGRGDERGLRDVRARIGPVAASARMRFVTDHLDRLDALAALAHGRHEEAYLLLLRVMAPGQLPRGLAWFHLPFFDFVVASLRCGRRTEALAHVAAGRAARMDAVSAHHAFLLAAAVAVTADDAESDAAYAAACAVPGAAEWVFDMARLRLLHGAGLRRRGLRAEAVATLHAAARAFQGLRADPWVEQCRAELRASDHASSGKVVPADGLTAQELRVARLVSTGLTNKEAGAALQLSPRTIGAHLYRIFPKLGVTSRAALARALPDS, from the coding sequence ATGGGTAGCGGGCAGGGTGACAGGACGCTCGTCGGCCGTCGGCGCGAACAGGCGCTGCTGGAGGGGTTCCTGGAGAACGCGCGCATTGGGGCCGGCGGTTCGGCGACGGTGCTGCGCGGCGACGCGGGTATCGGGAAGACGGCGCTGCTGGAGTGGACGGCCGTACGCGCGGCGCGGGAGGGCTTCACCGTCCTGCGTGTGGTGGGCAGCGAGTCGGAGTCCGGCATCGCCTTCGGCGCGCTGCACCACGTGCTGCTGCCGCTGCGGGAGAACTCCCGCGCCCTGCCCCCGCACCAGCGGCTCGCCCTGGAACGGGCCCTCGGGCTGCGCGAAGGACTGCCGCCCGCGGGGTTCATGGTGGGCGCGGCCGCGCTCGCGCTGCTCGCCGAGCAGGCGCGCCGCGGCCCGGTGCTGATCGTCGTCGACGACCTCCAGTGGGTGGACCCCACCAGCGCCGCCGTCTTCGTCTTCCTGCACCAGCGGATCATCGCTCTGCCCGTCGTCATGGTGTGCGCGAGCCGGTCCGACGGCTCCGCGCTGGAGGGCTGGCCCGCCCACCCGGTGGACGTCGAGGCGCTGTCGGGCGAGGACTCACGGACGCTGCTGCGGCGCTTGCACCCGGGGCTCGCCGCCGGTGCCGTCCGGCGAGTGGTCGCGGAGGCCGCGGGAAATCCCCTCGCCCTGGCCGAGTTGCCCGGCCGGTCGGCGGACGAGCACCGCTGGGGCGTCGTACCGCTGCCGGACCGGCTTCCGTTGGGCAGCCGGCTCGAGGAGGTGTTCGTGCGGCGGCTGCGGTCGCTGCCCGAGAGCGCGGCGCGCGTCCTGCTGCTCGCCGCGCTGGACGACGCGGCGGCCGTCGGAGACGATGCCGTGCGCCGGGCGGCACCGGGCGGCGCCGAACGGGTGCTGGGCGCGATCGAGGCGAGCGGGCTCGCCCGTTGGGACGCCACGGGGCGGTTGGTCTTCCGGCATCCTCTGGTGCGGAGCGCTGTGATCACCGCCGCCTCGGCGACCGAACGACGAGCCGCGCACCGGTCGTTGGCGGAGCGGCTGCGCGAGGACGACCCGCGTCGGCTGCTGCACGAGGCGTCCGCCGCCGATGGCCCGGACGAACGCCTCGCCCTCCGGCTCCAGGCCGCGGGTACGCGCATCGCGCTGCGCGGCGGCGACGCGGAGGGGGCCCTGCTCCTCGACCGCGCGGCCGCTCTCGGGACGGGTCCCGGCGACCGCGCCCGCCGACTGACGTGGGCCGCCGTGATGTCGGCGCGCGGCGGGCGGCTCGCGTACGCCGCGGAACTCCTGCGGGAGATCCGGCGCGGGCCGGTGCCGGAGGACATCGCCCCGCTCTTCGCCTACGCGGTCGTGTACGTCGACCAGAGCCACCACGTGGACTTCACCTCGTCCTTCGAGCTGCTGCCCGGGGCACTGGAGGCGCTGACAGCGCCCGGCGCGCCGGGCTTCGGCGATCTCGTCGAGCAGGTGGCGTTCAAGCTGCTGCTCGCGTCGGCCTACACCGGTGACCCGCGCGGCTGGGACATGCTGGAGCGGCACCGCGAGCACCTCTCCCCCGCCGTACGCCTGTGCCACCGCGCCTGGGCCGACCCGCCGCGCACGGCGCACGACGCGGAGACGGAAGTGCGGTCCCTGGTGGCGCGCGTCGCGGCCCGGCGGGAGACCGCGGCCGCCTGGCTGCTGCTCTGGGCGGCGTCGGCGGTGGACGCGGCCGACGAGGAGCTGCGGCGGCTCTTCGACGACGAGCACACGTACGCCACTCAGGGGTCCGTCGCGAAGGCGCGCTGCCATCAGGCGTTCCTGCGGGGCCGTTGGGACGCCGCCGAGGAGTGCCTGCGCGAGGCCGACACCGCGGAGGAGCTCGGCTACCACTGCAACGCCCTGCTCTTCCGGCACTATTACGCGCACTTTTTGGCGGGCCGGGGCGACGAGCGGGGGCTGCGCGACGTGCGGGCGCGGATCGGGCCCGTGGCGGCGTCCGCGCGCATGCGGTTCGTCACGGACCACCTGGACCGTCTCGACGCGCTGGCCGCGCTGGCACACGGGCGCCACGAGGAGGCGTACCTCCTGCTGCTCCGCGTGATGGCCCCGGGGCAGCTGCCGCGTGGCCTCGCATGGTTCCACCTTCCGTTCTTCGACTTCGTCGTGGCGAGCCTGCGGTGCGGCCGCCGGACGGAGGCGCTGGCCCACGTCGCGGCGGGGCGGGCCGCGCGGATGGACGCCGTCTCCGCGCACCACGCCTTCCTGCTGGCGGCCGCGGTGGCGGTCACGGCGGACGACGCGGAGTCGGACGCGGCGTACGCGGCGGCCTGCGCGGTGCCGGGCGCCGCTGAGTGGGTCTTCGACATGGCGCGGCTGCGGCTGCTGCACGGGGCGGGGCTGCGCCGTCGAGGACTGCGTGCCGAGGCGGTCGCGACGCTGCACGCCGCCGCCCGCGCCTTCCAGGGGCTGCGCGCCGACCCGTGGGTGGAGCAGTGCCGGGCCGAACTGCGGGCCTCGGACCATGCGTCGAGCGGCAAGGTGGTCCCGGCCGACGGGCTCACGGCGCAGGAGTTGCGCGTCGCCCGTCTCGTGTCCACCGGGCTCACGAACAAGGAGGCGGGCGCCGCGCTCCAGCTGTCGCCCCGCACGATCGGGGCTCACCTCTACCGGATCTTCCCGAAGTT